A DNA window from Acidobacteriota bacterium contains the following coding sequences:
- a CDS encoding GTP-binding protein, which produces MAKEKFDRSKPHVNVGTIGHIDHGKTTLTAAITKVLQKHNPK; this is translated from the coding sequence ATGGCGAAAGAAAAGTTTGACCGGTCGAAACCGCACGTGAACGTGGGGACGATCGGACACATCGATCACGGCAAGACGACGCTGACGGCGGCGATCACGAAGGTTTTGCAGAAGCACAACCCGAAGA